A window of the Methanoregula sp. UBA64 genome harbors these coding sequences:
- the trxA gene encoding thioredoxin, producing MDDTELEEIRKKRMAALKEQMASADVSGAVIPVDQLHIGELLKAHPALVIDFWAEWCGPCRRIGPIIEELAQEFAGKVTFGKCNTDENQQLAMQLSISAIPNIVFFSNGQLVDRVIGAYPKEAIREKILKNFP from the coding sequence ATGGACGATACCGAGCTTGAAGAGATACGGAAAAAGAGGATGGCCGCGCTTAAGGAACAGATGGCATCTGCCGATGTATCGGGTGCCGTGATCCCGGTCGACCAGCTGCATATCGGCGAACTCTTAAAAGCACACCCGGCGCTTGTTATCGATTTCTGGGCGGAATGGTGCGGCCCCTGCCGGCGCATCGGCCCGATCATCGAGGAGCTCGCGCAGGAATTTGCCGGGAAGGTGACGTTTGGGAAGTGTAATACCGACGAGAACCAGCAGCTCGCCATGCAGCTCTCGATCTCGGCGATCCCGAACATCGTATTCTTCTCGAACGGCCAGCTGGTGGACCGGGTAATCGGGGCGTACCCGAAAGAAGCGATCCGGGAAAAGATTCTCAAAAACTTCCCGTAA
- a CDS encoding YIP1 family protein gives MKFSLFDLLFNPNRFFQDTLGDTEQLKVPALIVCVCAILAAGYGYLAGSLTAKLMDSAMGGLGAVMVVFIILAAFAGVFIFWLIWAGLFYLISKLFKGEGSFNRCLEVVGYGYLPQIFGAVITLIAAFEYLPKVVVPQVTSSALQDPGVMTSATTALMQDPSMMAYTETAAVVSVVFLLWSANTWIFGIKQARRLSMRDAAICVGAPVIIFIAYVVLTMAGA, from the coding sequence ATGAAATTTTCACTCTTCGACCTGTTATTCAATCCGAACCGCTTTTTCCAGGATACGCTCGGCGATACGGAACAGCTCAAGGTCCCGGCGCTGATCGTTTGTGTATGTGCCATCCTTGCAGCGGGCTACGGCTATCTTGCCGGGAGCCTTACCGCAAAACTGATGGACTCTGCCATGGGCGGCCTCGGCGCCGTGATGGTAGTCTTCATTATCCTTGCCGCATTTGCAGGGGTCTTTATCTTCTGGCTCATCTGGGCCGGGCTATTCTACCTGATATCGAAACTCTTCAAGGGCGAAGGAAGTTTCAACCGCTGCCTTGAAGTCGTCGGCTACGGCTACCTGCCCCAGATCTTCGGCGCGGTCATCACCCTGATCGCGGCATTCGAATATCTGCCCAAAGTCGTGGTCCCGCAGGTCACCTCCTCGGCATTGCAGGACCCGGGCGTCATGACATCGGCCACCACGGCCCTGATGCAGGATCCGTCCATGATGGCGTATACCGAGACCGCCGCGGTCGTCTCCGTTGTCTTCCTGCTCTGGAGCGCAAACACCTGGATCTTCGGGATAAAACAGGCTCGCAGGCTCTCCATGCGCGACGCGGCAATCTGCGTGGGAGCGCCTGTAATCATATTCATCGCCTACGTCGTCCTGACCATGGCAGGAGCCTGA
- a CDS encoding COG1361 S-layer family protein, which translates to MKTLYFTVIAIVLLLAGIGGASAYTTSDSLAAAGNVYVSGVSYDPGAFFTGDKGTVTVSVTNGNRNQSVVIGHATFGDENIKLLGSPYDIASNIGPAQTRDYTFSVGADVPDGHYYPRLSLSYRDAGSLYYPAAVWVDNTPLVLAVINSPDSYSSGKKDTISLQIANPRKAGVKNAVLSISGDNAEILPASTYIGPLAAGSSTLVNFTVTPHAETTLNVTLNYDNGDNHHSVSQQIPIRFSPDKKDADPVMSNIEVKNTAGAFEVTGDITNAGLSTANAVTITALSPAVPADPYRSYVIGALKPDDFGSFTVTFTAVNQTEVPLLVSYKDSQGNLFTSTKNVTLPRFGAQGQASGSMLPQIIGAIALLVFIGGWAVYLMKRKE; encoded by the coding sequence ATGAAGACACTGTACTTCACGGTCATCGCGATCGTTCTCCTGCTCGCCGGGATCGGCGGCGCATCTGCCTATACCACATCGGACTCCCTTGCAGCCGCAGGAAACGTGTACGTTTCGGGAGTCTCCTATGACCCGGGCGCGTTTTTTACCGGGGATAAGGGAACGGTCACCGTCTCGGTGACAAACGGGAACCGCAACCAGAGCGTGGTCATCGGACACGCCACGTTCGGCGACGAAAATATCAAGCTTCTGGGGTCTCCCTACGATATCGCATCCAATATCGGGCCGGCCCAGACCCGGGACTACACGTTCTCCGTGGGCGCGGATGTCCCTGACGGGCACTACTACCCGCGGCTCTCGTTAAGTTACCGCGATGCGGGCAGCCTGTACTACCCGGCGGCAGTCTGGGTGGATAATACGCCGCTCGTGCTCGCCGTCATCAACAGCCCCGACTCCTATTCATCCGGCAAGAAGGACACGATCTCCCTCCAGATCGCAAACCCGCGAAAGGCCGGGGTGAAAAATGCCGTCCTCAGTATCTCCGGGGACAATGCGGAGATCCTGCCGGCATCCACCTATATCGGCCCCCTTGCAGCGGGATCGAGCACGCTCGTGAACTTCACGGTGACACCGCACGCGGAGACGACCTTAAACGTTACCCTCAATTACGACAACGGGGACAATCACCACAGCGTCTCGCAGCAGATCCCGATACGGTTCTCGCCCGACAAGAAGGATGCTGACCCGGTGATGAGCAATATCGAGGTGAAGAACACCGCAGGGGCATTTGAGGTGACCGGCGATATCACCAATGCCGGCCTCTCCACGGCAAATGCCGTGACCATCACGGCGCTCTCCCCGGCCGTGCCCGCCGATCCCTACCGCTCGTACGTGATCGGGGCCCTCAAGCCCGACGATTTCGGGAGTTTCACGGTTACGTTTACTGCGGTAAACCAGACCGAGGTCCCCTTACTGGTGTCGTACAAGGACAGCCAGGGGAACCTGTTTACCTCGACAAAGAACGTGACCCTGCCCCGGTTTGGGGCACAGGGCCAGGCTAGCGGGTCAATGCTCCCGCAGATCATCGGGGCAATTGCACTCCTTGTCTTTATCGGCGGGTGGGCAGTCTACCTGATGAAGCGTAAAGAGTGA
- a CDS encoding class I SAM-dependent methyltransferase, translating into MAGQARTPEKNPCEANERWAHQQRLQESSKHFEDASHNWDDPANAKRYAENSRGEYDDRVQTTIAGLALNKNMRVLDIGAGPGTLAIPIAPRVKDVTAIEPGAGMAAVLREQCRAKGIANVSCIKKLWEDIDPARDLDGKYDLVIASLSLTMQDIRAALLKMDAVANGEVCLYWFVDMPFWEKMYVELWEPLHGCTYYPGPKTDCLFEVLYNAGIYADVKMMPLSKEYRFGSRDEMTAFFRGRFRVTTAAQEKILDAYLARLVQEKNGEVVVSGRSTYAKVSWKATGRSG; encoded by the coding sequence ATGGCAGGGCAGGCACGTACTCCGGAAAAGAACCCGTGCGAAGCAAACGAGCGCTGGGCGCACCAGCAGCGCCTCCAGGAGTCCTCGAAGCATTTCGAGGATGCGTCGCACAACTGGGACGACCCGGCAAATGCGAAACGCTATGCGGAGAATTCCCGGGGCGAGTACGACGACCGGGTGCAGACAACAATCGCCGGTCTCGCGCTCAATAAAAATATGCGGGTGCTCGATATCGGCGCCGGGCCGGGAACGCTCGCGATCCCCATCGCACCGCGGGTAAAAGATGTGACCGCGATCGAGCCCGGGGCCGGGATGGCCGCCGTTCTCAGGGAGCAGTGCCGGGCAAAAGGGATCGCAAACGTATCCTGCATCAAAAAACTCTGGGAGGATATCGACCCGGCCCGGGACCTGGACGGGAAATACGATCTCGTGATCGCTTCGCTCTCCTTAACGATGCAGGACATCCGGGCTGCGCTCTTAAAGATGGACGCGGTGGCAAACGGTGAGGTCTGCCTGTACTGGTTCGTGGATATGCCGTTCTGGGAAAAGATGTACGTGGAGCTCTGGGAGCCGCTGCACGGGTGCACGTATTATCCCGGGCCAAAGACCGACTGCCTCTTTGAAGTGCTGTACAATGCCGGGATTTATGCGGACGTGAAGATGATGCCACTCAGTAAAGAGTACCGGTTTGGATCCCGGGACGAGATGACCGCATTCTTCCGGGGCCGGTTCAGGGTGACGACCGCAGCGCAGGAGAAGATCCTTGACGCGTACCTTGCGCGGCTCGTGCAGGAAAAGAATGGTGAGGTCGTGGTGTCCGGCCGTTCGACGTACGCGAAGGTCTCGTGGAAGGCGACGGGAAGATCGGGCTGA
- a CDS encoding pyridoxal phosphate-dependent aminotransferase, with translation MKQLSAKVAAIAPSATIEITNKAKKMQREGIDVISLSIGEPDFDTPKHITDACIGALKKGETHYAPSNGIPELLAAISEKIAKENKFACEPDQVIVTCGAKDAIYEGMEAVLNPGDEVILPTPAWVSYEPCVQMAGGKTVFHPVNQKTFQLDDSILEKVNAKTKMISINSPSNPSGAVFDKKSMKLVADLCEDHDLYAMSDEIYEKLIYGKEHISLASLGDMAQRTITVNGFSKAYAMTGWRLGYAVAPKPIIKAMSRVQQHSVSQATTFAMWGAVAALRGDQKCVESMRSEFDRRRKFMVAELGKMGYTCAPADGAFYAFVKVTGDDNKIATDWLEKGHVAATPGSSFYAPGWIRLSYAASMERLHEAMERIKKVGGK, from the coding sequence CTCGATCGGCGAGCCTGATTTCGATACCCCGAAACATATCACCGATGCCTGCATCGGCGCCCTCAAAAAGGGCGAGACGCACTATGCGCCCAGTAACGGCATCCCCGAGCTTCTCGCGGCGATCAGCGAAAAGATCGCAAAAGAGAACAAATTTGCCTGCGAACCCGACCAGGTGATCGTGACCTGCGGCGCAAAGGACGCCATCTACGAAGGGATGGAGGCGGTTTTAAACCCCGGCGACGAGGTCATCCTTCCCACGCCGGCCTGGGTCTCGTACGAACCCTGCGTCCAGATGGCGGGCGGGAAGACGGTATTCCACCCGGTGAACCAGAAGACCTTCCAGCTCGACGATTCTATTCTCGAAAAGGTCAATGCAAAGACCAAGATGATCTCGATCAACTCGCCCTCGAACCCGAGCGGGGCGGTCTTTGATAAGAAATCGATGAAGCTCGTGGCCGATCTCTGCGAGGATCACGACCTGTACGCAATGTCGGACGAGATCTACGAGAAGCTCATCTACGGCAAAGAGCACATCTCGCTTGCGTCGCTCGGCGATATGGCGCAGCGCACGATCACGGTCAACGGCTTCTCCAAGGCCTACGCGATGACCGGGTGGCGGCTCGGGTACGCGGTGGCCCCAAAGCCGATCATCAAAGCGATGTCCAGGGTGCAGCAGCATTCGGTCTCGCAGGCAACGACCTTTGCGATGTGGGGTGCGGTTGCAGCGCTCAGAGGCGACCAGAAATGCGTTGAATCTATGCGCAGCGAGTTCGACAGGCGCCGGAAGTTTATGGTGGCCGAGCTCGGGAAGATGGGCTACACCTGCGCCCCGGCCGATGGCGCTTTCTACGCATTCGTGAAAGTTACCGGCGACGACAATAAGATCGCGACCGACTGGCTCGAAAAGGGCCATGTGGCTGCAACCCCGGGCAGCTCGTTCTATGCCCCGGGATGGATCCGGCTTTCATATGCGGCTTCGATGGAGAGGCTCCATGAAGCGATGGAGCGGATCAAGAAGGTTGGCGGGAAGTAA